Proteins from a genomic interval of Papaver somniferum cultivar HN1 chromosome 4, ASM357369v1, whole genome shotgun sequence:
- the LOC113276048 gene encoding cinnamoyl-CoA reductase 1-like: MGPIIPPTVDASMLMLIRLIQGCTEEYENFYMGPVHVKDVALAHILLYENPTASGRHLGVEAIRHYGNFAAKVAEIYPEYNVPRIPKDAQPGLLPAEDGSKKLMDLGV, translated from the exons ATGGGACCTATAATTCCTCCCACTGTCGATGCTAGCATGTTGATGCTGATTCGCCTCATCCAAG GATGTACTGAAGAGTACGAGAATTTTTATATGGGACCAGTTCATGTGAAGGATGTTGCTCTAGCTCATATTCTGCTATATGAGAACCCAACGGCATCAGGAAGGCATTTGGGTGTTGAAGCTATACGTCATTATGGTAACTTTGCAGCCAAAGTTGCTGAAATTTACCCCGAATACAATGTGCCCAG GATACCAAAAGATGCTCAGCCAGGATTATTGCCAGCTGAAGATGGATCTAAGAAGCTTATGGACTTAGGTGTATAA
- the LOC113272752 gene encoding cinnamoyl-CoA reductase 1-like codes for MEQKYTLPRNQLIDSGIITPSILDRGAFLIFNKALTEPMLVLAQVTTSLQFRLQTLTNIEKDVGEEIDDDKETKHLKSLEGAESLHLFQIDLLDYDSVFAAINGTVGVFHLASPCTVDTVDDPQRQLLDPAVMGTMNVLKAAKECGVKRVVLTSSISAITPSPNWPADVPKREDCWADLDYCKKNGASFSVHFGVLQNVSYLFDFSPFHLISRICPI; via the exons ATGG AGCAGAAATACACACTTCCGAGAAACCAACTTATTGATTCGGGGATCATAACCCCATCCATCTTAGACCGCGGTGCGTTTCTGATATTTAACAAGGCTTTGACGGAGCCAATGTTAGTACTAGCCCAG GTTACTACTTCACTTCAGTTCAGACTTCAGACTCTCACCAATATAGAGAAAGATGTTGGAGAAGAGATTG AtgatgataaagaaacaaagcaTTTGAAGTCCCTAGAAGGAGCTGAATCTCTCCATCTCTTCCAAATTGATCTTCTGGACTATGATTCTGTGTTTGCAGCCATTAATGGCACTGTTGGTGTTTTCCATTTAGCTTCTCCTTGTACTGTTGATACAGTTGATGACCCTCAG AGGCAATTGTTGGATCCTGCAGTAATGGGAACGATGAATGTGCTTAAAGCAGCAAAGGAATGTGGAGTGAAACGAGTTGTGTTAACTTCATCGATTTCGGCGATTACGCCCAGTCCTAATTGGCCAGCTGATGTACCTAAAAGAGAGGATTGTTGGGCTGATCTTGATTATTGCAAGAAAAATGGAGCGAGTTTTTCTGTTCACTTTGGAGTGTTACAGAATGTTTCTTACTTGTTTGATTTTAGTCCATTTCACTTAATTAGTCGAATATGTCcgatttga